Part of the Tenebrio molitor chromosome 4, icTenMoli1.1, whole genome shotgun sequence genome, TTCTTGATTTTCATAGGTTTCCTTATCGTCGTTGGATATGATGATGGGATTTTTGGATAGTGAGTCCACGTTGGAATTGCTTCTTTCTGGTTTGTTTGTATTGTATTGATTTTGCTAGGTGTACTTCGTCACATACATGAAGTTTAGAAGTTATTCCCTGTTTGATTTGAGGATTTAgctgttaattttaattaccgTTTCGGATCTTGGTTTTAGGATATATGAGGATTGATTATTAGGATTTGAATTAAGCCATAATTTAATTGCAAATGGTAATGAATTTTATCTACTTTCATACTGTAATGTGCcatatttcacaatttttttaagtgtcgTAATGGCAGTTTTTACGGCACTAGTGCGGTAATAAAGCACTAGTGCAGTAAAGAgactaaattttgcaaaatttacaactatTTATTAACATAAATTACACAGTTTGAGACATTTTCAATATTGACCCCAGACGCTGTCCCCAAGTTAATGCTGGGCTTTTCCACCATGACGTTACTTGTTGAACGTAGAGTATCTGAAGAGCCCATTATTTTcgttgcaattattttcttattttgaaCTGATGTTTCAACATATCCCTCTGCAACATTGTCAGACTTCCAGCCTCCATGACTCTTGAGAGTATGCATATCTGCCCCTGCATCTGCCAATAATGATGCTGAGGATCTCCGAAAACAATGTTCTGTATAGTTTGCTGGTTCAGATAATCCTAATGCAGTAGCGATTTTCTTTGGAATTCCTCCGATTGTATTCACTCCAACAGGCTGCTGGGTACATTTACCTCCCCTGTAGGTAAGAAAAAATCTATCGTGCTTGGTCTGACTGGGACGCAAATCCAtatattttcgaaataaatcCAAACAACTTATTCCCTGAATATTTCCGTCTGTTATGGCAAATTCCCGtgtaattttagtttttgtatttGGCAAGGTGATCCAGATAAATTCTCCTTTATCTTGAACGTCTCGTCTCATCAAATTTGTGATCTCCTCGCGTCGACAAGcaccaaaaattccaaatatcAAAACGACCTGAAAGTATAATACGTTTgagattgttttttattatctcaGCTCCAATTTACCTTCATAAATAAGAAATCTTTATCATTCATTTCCTTAAGAAATTGGTGTATCTCCTCTTTGCAAAAAATGCACGATTTTTTAGGTCGGTATCCTTCTGATTTCCTCTTCAAGAAAGCCACAACCTGATGATATTGACTAATGTCAATCTTTATCTTAATCGACACCATCGTCCGCAACATAGAATACCGGCACCATAAGGAGGATGGTTTTAGCCTCTCTGATTGTTCCGCAAAATAGGCAAGGACCACCTTTTCAGAGACTTCACGAATTTTCTTGATTTCCATCcattcttcaaaatatttgtacacTATCTCATACCGCTCTTTGGATTTGGCAGGAATTAATGTATCTATAGCAGATTGAGCAGCCAATTCTATATCAGAAGGCAAATTTTCCTCTGAATCACTCATTTTTGCACTGACACTGCAACTTGCTTTCATTGGAAcacttttgaaaaaagtaaacaactTCGTAACCACGGTTATTAGATAAATTAACCGCCCTATTATTTTTGCAtaaacgcaattttaaaaatttaattaaacacaaaaatattggTATTAATTATGAAAGTAGATAAAACGTTGTACGATATTTGTATCGTAATGTGTCGTTACGATACTTGATGGATTATCCAACTCGCCTTCGGCTTGTTGGACAATTTTTCCATCGCGTATCGTAAAATTCCACATTACGATACACatatcgtaaataactataatcGCAACTCTAATTTGTTGTTCAATTTTTGCTCCTTGTTGTTTCAAAAAGTCATTGCCTAAAATTCCGTCCCATGATATGTGACTCGCACCTTTTAACTATATGAAATTTGATGCCTAATTGTTTGTCATGGAAAGTTGGTTTGAGAATTAATCGTATGCGATTTTTACGTACGTTGCACTATTATTACTGCTCGTTAGCATAATATCAATAACCGAATGATCtacgttttgaaaattagTTTTTAGATTTCTGGAATTTGGTGCCATCTTCGTTTTTGTTTAATGTGGTCGACAGGTGCGGCTGTTGCCTGCGACCTTATCAAGTTTAATTGaatgggccgtatgatttcccattcgttaagcctttcattagctaaataattgattagacaaagtgagagtatatgCCAAGCACTATGTTAGACAGAGCCCAAACAATTTAACGACGCAGTTCAACTTTAAcgaaagggaaatcatacggcccaatgTCATTAGTAGTCTCATTATTCACACTTTTGTTGTGTTGATTATTAGTAAAGAAAGTGTTAGTGGGACAATTGGATTCGTTCGGATTATgacgatttttattattgttatattcTCTTTTTCGACATTCGTGTATTAAGTgacctttttttttgcaataattacaaaattttgtgcTATGTCCAAAGGGTTGATTATCATGATGaggtttttgaaattgttgttGGTGGTCCATTACGGGTTTGgaaacatttatttgtttgtgagAATGGTATGacgatgttttaaaatttttggatctTTCCACCGTAAATACCGAGATATaacctaagggagtccgtttcagctcagggacgcgagggtcgcgggttcgattccgacccagggcgaaattaaaattaaaaaaaggctatattctgtctcgtgattcggaagtcacgttaagccattggtcccggtctattgagttggtcatcatgcccctcatagatttgtaaacctgTCCTAGACTgggtaacaaattttttttgataatgaCGGATAAAACCCTTTTTTTTCGGGAGGAGGGGAAAATACATTTGCGTACAACCCCCAGAACACCGAGATGCCCCGGGGAGTGTGGGGCTCCTCGCCGTGCTGTTCGGGGCGAGACTACCCACTAAAAACCCCTCCTCATCTGTTCCTTGCCGCAGTGTTCCTGCCCTTGTGGGGCCTACCTCCTGCGACTGTCTAGTTTTATTGTTACTGTTGCATTCCTATTTCGAGTTCATCCTTTTGCTTCGTCATCATGATTTTCCCTAGGAAGCTTTCCACCATCTTGCACCTCTCATCGCTTCTTAGCATCTCCTCGACTAAGTTTTCCGGTGTCAGCTCGCAGTCCAGTCTCTCCGCCAGTATCGTTCTCCCAACCTCCCACCTTGGGCAGTGGAAGATAGTGTGCTGCGGGGTATCCTCTCCCTCGCAATAAGGATATTCAGCATCCTCCCTCTTGCCTATTCTTACCAAGAATT contains:
- the LOC138129142 gene encoding tyrosine recombinase XerC-like, with protein sequence MKASCSVSAKMSDSEENLPSDIELAAQSAIDTLIPAKSKERYEIVYKYFEEWMEIKKIREVSEKVVLAYFAEQSERLKPSSLWCRYSMLRTMVSIKIKIDISQYHQVVAFLKRKSEGYRPKKSCIFCKEEIHQFLKEMNDKDFLFMKVVLIFGIFGACRREEITNLMRRDVQDKGEFIWITLPNTKTKITREFAITDGNIQGISCLDLFRKYMDLRPSQTKHDRFFLTYRGGKCTQQPVGVNTIGGIPKKIATALGLSEPANYTEHCFRRSSASLLADAGADMHTLKSHGGWKSDNVAEGYVETSVQNKKIIATKIMGSSDTLRSTSNVMVEKPSINLGTASGVNIENVSNCVIYVNK